One window of the Chryseotalea sp. WA131a genome contains the following:
- a CDS encoding nucleotidyltransferase, translating to MTVQLKEVKNFFELLNKNNVEYMIIGVVAVNVHGYTRATGDLDIWYNPTEVNYHKLLTTIQEFGFDTSEIESLASDPLKAFIRLPLESFYVELLAIIDGRLDYNEVYSRTYNFNITEELSVKVIGYDDLIQNKIMARRVKDLDDIAQLERRRNKQN from the coding sequence ATGACCGTTCAATTAAAAGAAGTTAAGAACTTTTTTGAATTGCTAAACAAAAACAATGTTGAGTACATGATTATTGGTGTCGTAGCGGTAAATGTACATGGCTATACACGCGCCACCGGTGATTTAGATATCTGGTACAACCCAACGGAAGTAAATTACCATAAACTACTAACTACCATTCAAGAATTCGGGTTTGATACCTCTGAAATCGAGAGCCTTGCAAGCGACCCCTTGAAAGCCTTTATCCGTCTTCCGCTAGAAAGCTTTTATGTCGAGCTTTTAGCTATCATTGATGGGCGATTAGACTATAATGAAGTCTATAGTAGGACGTATAATTTTAATATAACGGAAGAGCTATCCGTAAAGGTTATTGGTTATGATGATTTGATTCAAAACAAAATTATGGCCAGAAGAGTGAAAGACCTAGATGACATTGCGCAGCTAGAAAGAAGAAGAAATAAACAGAATTGA